In Microbacterium sp. SLBN-146, one genomic interval encodes:
- a CDS encoding ABC transporter permease, which translates to MTTTVRTRTLTKRRSIVAIGLWRARFEILQYFRSGDSLFFTFLFPIFMLGLFSVAFGSDGQVQLDPGVPPLSTAELYLPGMIAAGLLLSGFQNLAMDIAVERSDGTLKRLGGTPLSPVSYFLGKFCQVGATGVMQAALILLFATVVLGAELPTDPQRWLIFSWVFVLGIATSALLGIALSALPRSGKSATAVVVPIALALQFVSGVYLVFSQLPEWLQNAAGIFPLKWMAQGMRAVFLPEDYAALEQGGEWNLGGVAIALGVWLVVGLVLARLTFRWIRRSA; encoded by the coding sequence ATGACGACGACGGTGCGGACGAGGACCCTCACGAAGCGTCGCAGCATCGTCGCCATCGGACTGTGGCGGGCGCGATTCGAGATCCTCCAGTACTTCCGCTCCGGCGACTCGCTTTTCTTCACCTTCCTCTTCCCGATCTTCATGCTGGGGCTGTTCAGTGTCGCGTTCGGCTCGGATGGTCAAGTCCAGCTCGACCCCGGTGTTCCTCCCCTCTCAACGGCGGAGCTCTACCTCCCGGGGATGATCGCGGCGGGGCTGCTCCTCTCGGGCTTCCAGAACCTCGCGATGGACATCGCCGTCGAGCGGTCCGACGGCACGCTCAAGCGGCTCGGGGGAACGCCCCTGTCGCCGGTCAGCTATTTCCTCGGCAAGTTCTGCCAGGTGGGTGCGACCGGTGTCATGCAGGCTGCGCTGATCCTGCTGTTCGCGACGGTCGTGCTCGGTGCCGAGCTTCCGACCGATCCGCAGCGCTGGCTCATCTTCTCGTGGGTGTTCGTGCTCGGTATCGCAACCTCCGCCCTCCTCGGGATCGCCCTGTCCGCCCTCCCTCGCTCGGGAAAGAGTGCGACGGCCGTCGTCGTGCCGATCGCGCTGGCCCTCCAGTTCGTGTCGGGGGTGTACCTCGTCTTCTCGCAGCTGCCGGAGTGGTTGCAGAACGCCGCGGGGATCTTCCCGCTCAAGTGGATGGCGCAGGGGATGCGCGCCGTCTTCCTCCCCGAGGACTACGCCGCGCTCGAGCAGGGCGGAGAGTGGAACCTCGGCGGGGTCGCGATCGCGCTCGGCGTGTGGCTCGTCGTGGGCCTCGTGCTCGCGCGACTCACCTTCCGCTGGATCCGCCGCAGCGCCTGA
- a CDS encoding LuxR C-terminal-related transcriptional regulator, whose product MVLPGRASECARVESRLREAAGDRVMLFLEGPIGAGKTAVLHAVVSELGCRVVRTGPVTMGTDTPLQSIERALHALSISPNPADEEHSLAERMARALAEEPTVLVVDDVHWIDHASLGVLVSLLLHAPQLALLVAHRPTQVPHVLLEAARRCGIPLDRVRLAPLAPDALRRIAGDAPPEALDCIVERSDGNPLFATLLTQLWWERPSVDAFEAALDGVRLDEMPSVYGALRSDIRSLDDDTQAVLRAVAIVGHLHVEAVAALTGLDPADVSRSADVLRGRELLSPSPHGLRISHPLLRASAYRGVDAAERLRAHRMLSGMRDAFSQLERAEHLHLLGGTQTPDDIEAIVAASAVALADDPGAAVRWLRSTTHRRDAERDLLLARALIVCGSPEDAVDVLDRAPEHGTGEALALRLQALRMAGRLDEAHELLDTAVAVDDLAFQIERASLAIARDAWDEALDTLELFARAHASGEVSAAADIAVRSLRTLGLLNAGDIVAAREEFSSVANVLRDASAAQWRDVSEVCADLGWAAFVLEEYETASWIVDRAIRVARDTGRVQARAALHSVRAFTMVASGRLDEAAAAARAAGDDARRYAGPDAVSIAAAARLYVAEWRDEPERLAEAIALLREAGLPADTWWRRTVSTLLRRAEARLAPPISAPMVDLAPDALLTYRLLDAATIHLSLGAGEEATRLVARARTESAGSGLRAQEAHIVMVEARIAADVDADPERAAALALSAAGVFEELGMPLHYARASRRARAYHARLDGALVSRLTPREREIAHLVARGLANKEIATQLSISPRTVEEHVGRVVAKLEVSSRAAVGLALVG is encoded by the coding sequence ATGGTGCTTCCGGGGCGCGCGAGCGAGTGCGCGCGTGTGGAATCACGTCTGCGGGAAGCGGCGGGCGATCGGGTCATGCTGTTCCTCGAGGGGCCGATCGGGGCGGGCAAGACCGCGGTGCTGCACGCTGTCGTCTCGGAACTGGGATGCCGCGTCGTCCGCACCGGTCCGGTCACGATGGGCACGGATACGCCGCTGCAGTCGATCGAGCGGGCCTTGCACGCCCTGTCGATCAGTCCCAACCCCGCCGACGAGGAGCACTCGCTGGCGGAACGGATGGCGCGAGCGCTCGCCGAGGAGCCCACGGTTCTCGTCGTCGACGATGTCCATTGGATCGACCACGCATCCCTCGGCGTCCTCGTCTCGTTGCTCCTCCACGCCCCTCAGCTGGCGCTGCTCGTGGCTCACCGTCCGACGCAGGTGCCCCACGTGCTTCTCGAAGCGGCGCGCCGTTGCGGCATCCCCCTGGATCGTGTGCGCCTCGCGCCGCTCGCGCCCGACGCGCTGCGCCGCATCGCCGGAGACGCTCCGCCGGAGGCCCTGGACTGCATCGTCGAACGCTCCGACGGCAACCCGCTGTTCGCGACCCTCTTGACGCAGCTGTGGTGGGAGCGCCCGAGCGTCGATGCCTTCGAGGCTGCGCTGGACGGAGTGCGGCTCGACGAGATGCCGAGCGTGTACGGGGCGCTCCGCTCCGACATCCGCTCGCTCGACGACGACACCCAGGCGGTCCTGAGAGCCGTCGCGATCGTCGGTCACCTGCACGTCGAAGCCGTCGCCGCATTGACAGGTCTCGACCCTGCCGACGTCTCCCGGTCGGCCGACGTGCTGCGAGGACGTGAACTGCTCAGTCCCTCACCGCACGGACTGCGCATCTCGCATCCCCTCCTTCGCGCGTCCGCCTATCGCGGCGTCGACGCTGCGGAGAGGCTGCGGGCACACCGGATGCTCAGCGGCATGAGGGATGCCTTCTCGCAGCTGGAACGCGCCGAGCACCTCCACCTCCTCGGCGGAACCCAGACCCCGGACGACATCGAGGCGATCGTGGCGGCATCGGCGGTCGCGCTCGCAGACGACCCCGGGGCGGCCGTGCGCTGGCTCCGCTCGACGACGCACCGCCGCGACGCGGAACGCGATCTGCTCCTCGCCCGCGCACTCATCGTCTGCGGCTCGCCGGAGGACGCGGTGGACGTGCTCGACCGAGCGCCTGAGCACGGCACGGGTGAGGCGCTCGCCCTCCGGCTCCAGGCGCTGCGCATGGCGGGTCGACTGGACGAGGCGCACGAGCTCCTGGACACCGCTGTCGCGGTCGATGACCTCGCGTTCCAGATCGAACGCGCGTCGCTCGCCATCGCCCGTGACGCGTGGGACGAAGCGCTGGACACGCTCGAGCTCTTCGCCCGCGCTCACGCGAGCGGTGAGGTCTCCGCCGCGGCGGACATCGCGGTGCGGTCGCTGCGCACGCTCGGTCTGCTGAACGCGGGCGACATCGTCGCGGCGCGCGAAGAGTTCTCCTCCGTCGCGAACGTGCTCCGCGATGCCTCCGCCGCGCAGTGGCGCGACGTCAGCGAGGTGTGCGCGGATCTCGGCTGGGCGGCCTTCGTCCTGGAAGAGTACGAGACGGCATCCTGGATCGTCGACAGAGCGATCCGCGTCGCCCGGGACACGGGGAGGGTGCAGGCGCGAGCGGCTCTCCACTCCGTACGTGCGTTCACCATGGTGGCATCCGGACGCCTCGACGAGGCCGCTGCCGCCGCGCGAGCGGCCGGAGACGACGCGCGGCGGTACGCGGGGCCCGATGCCGTGTCGATCGCGGCCGCTGCGCGCCTGTACGTCGCCGAGTGGCGCGATGAACCCGAACGCCTCGCCGAAGCGATCGCCCTCCTGCGGGAAGCGGGGCTTCCGGCCGACACCTGGTGGCGCCGCACGGTGAGCACCCTCCTCCGTCGCGCCGAGGCGCGTCTCGCCCCTCCGATCTCGGCGCCCATGGTCGATCTCGCGCCCGATGCGCTGCTCACCTACAGGTTGCTCGACGCCGCCACCATCCATCTCTCCCTCGGGGCGGGGGAGGAGGCGACTCGCCTGGTCGCTCGGGCACGCACCGAGAGCGCGGGGTCGGGGCTCCGTGCACAGGAGGCGCACATCGTGATGGTCGAAGCACGGATCGCCGCCGACGTCGACGCCGATCCCGAACGGGCTGCCGCACTCGCGCTCTCCGCGGCAGGCGTGTTCGAGGAGCTGGGGATGCCGCTCCACTACGCGCGGGCCAGCCGTCGGGCACGCGCGTACCACGCACGACTCGATGGCGCGCTCGTGTCGCGCCTCACCCCGCGCGAGCGGGAGATCGCGCACCTCGTGGCGCGAGGGCTGGCGAACAAGGAGATCGCGACGCAGCTGTCGATCAGCCCGCGAACGGTCGAGGAGCACGTCGGTCGCGTCGTCGCAAAGCTCGAAGTCAGTTCGCGCGCGGCCGTCGGACTCGCTCTCGTGGGGTGA
- the aceB gene encoding malate synthase A → MMTTATGIAPTRPTSSRSSTHAPSIEITGTLRDRYAEILTPEALAFLTELHDRFAGRRYDRLADRMRRRFEVGNGHDPSFRAETTHIREDPDWRVAGAGPGLEDRRVEITGPTDPKMTINALNSGARVWLADQEDATSPTWKNVIEGQLSLRDAIRGELSFTSPDGKRYEVTAEETPTIVMRPRGWHLVEEHLQFTDRAGRRLAASGSLVDFGLYFFHNAVRLIENGHGPYFYIAKLESSEEAKLWDDVFSFSERYVGIPHGTIRATVLIETLPAAFEMEEILFELRDHIAGLNAGRWDYIFSIIKNYRGRGARFVLPDRSEVTMTVPFMRAYTDLLVKTCHKRGAFAIGGMSAFIPNRRNPEVTERAFEKVAADKKREAGDGFDGTWVAHPDLIPVAMAEFDAVLGERPNQVDRQRDDVEVRASDLIDVHIGLPVTAAGVYGNVSVAVRYIEAWLRGLGAVAIDNLMEDAATAEISRSQIWQWIHQDRTTEDGERITREYVEGLIERVLGEVTRSEGDRFDDAAAVFRDVALGSDFPAFLTLPAYSRYLAHAD, encoded by the coding sequence ATGATGACCACCGCCACGGGCATCGCGCCCACTCGCCCCACCTCGTCCCGATCGTCGACGCACGCACCCTCGATCGAGATCACGGGCACCCTCCGCGACCGCTACGCCGAGATCCTCACGCCCGAGGCGCTCGCGTTCCTCACGGAGCTGCACGACCGCTTCGCCGGCCGCCGCTACGACCGGCTCGCCGACCGCATGCGTCGCCGCTTCGAGGTCGGCAACGGCCACGATCCGAGCTTCCGCGCCGAGACGACGCACATCCGCGAGGATCCGGACTGGCGCGTCGCGGGTGCCGGCCCGGGCCTGGAAGACCGACGCGTCGAGATCACGGGTCCCACCGACCCCAAGATGACGATCAACGCGCTCAACTCGGGTGCCCGCGTCTGGCTCGCCGACCAGGAGGATGCCACGAGCCCCACCTGGAAGAACGTCATCGAAGGGCAGCTGTCGCTGCGGGATGCGATCCGCGGCGAGCTCTCCTTCACGAGCCCCGACGGCAAGCGCTACGAGGTGACGGCCGAGGAGACCCCGACGATCGTCATGCGCCCGCGCGGGTGGCACCTCGTCGAGGAGCACCTGCAGTTCACCGATCGCGCGGGACGCCGGCTCGCGGCATCCGGATCCCTCGTCGACTTCGGGCTGTACTTCTTCCACAACGCCGTGCGCCTGATCGAGAACGGCCACGGGCCCTACTTCTACATCGCGAAGCTCGAGTCGAGCGAAGAGGCGAAGCTGTGGGACGACGTCTTCAGCTTCAGCGAGCGCTACGTCGGCATCCCGCACGGGACGATCCGCGCGACCGTCCTGATCGAGACGCTCCCCGCGGCGTTCGAGATGGAGGAGATCCTCTTCGAGCTCCGCGACCACATCGCGGGACTCAACGCGGGACGGTGGGACTACATCTTCTCGATCATCAAGAACTACCGCGGACGCGGCGCGCGATTCGTCCTGCCCGACCGGAGCGAAGTGACGATGACGGTCCCGTTCATGCGCGCCTACACGGACCTGCTCGTCAAGACGTGCCACAAGCGCGGCGCCTTCGCGATCGGCGGCATGAGCGCCTTCATCCCCAACCGCCGCAACCCCGAAGTGACGGAACGCGCGTTCGAGAAGGTCGCTGCCGACAAGAAGCGCGAGGCCGGTGACGGGTTCGACGGCACGTGGGTCGCCCACCCCGACCTGATCCCGGTCGCGATGGCGGAGTTCGACGCCGTGCTGGGCGAGCGCCCCAATCAGGTGGATCGCCAGCGCGACGACGTCGAGGTGCGGGCATCCGATCTCATCGACGTGCACATCGGACTCCCCGTCACGGCAGCGGGCGTCTACGGCAACGTGTCGGTCGCAGTGCGCTACATCGAGGCGTGGCTGCGAGGGCTCGGCGCCGTCGCGATCGACAACCTGATGGAGGATGCCGCGACGGCCGAGATCAGCCGATCGCAGATCTGGCAGTGGATCCACCAGGACCGGACGACCGAGGACGGCGAGCGCATCACGCGCGAGTACGTCGAGGGCCTCATCGAGCGGGTGCTCGGCGAGGTGACGCGCTCGGAGGGCGACCGCTTCGATGATGCAGCGGCCGTCTTCCGTGACGTCGCACTCGGCAGCGACTTCCCCGCGTTCTTGACGCTGCCCGCCTACAGCCGGTACCTCGCGCACGCGGACTAG
- the aceA gene encoding isocitrate lyase has translation MTIHSTPGQPPLRAGDQTQTAAELQEIWDTDPRWDGIQRTFTAEDVIALRGSVREESTLAHRGAENLWNLLHTEDYIRALGAYTGGQAVQQVRAGLKAIYLSGWQVAADGNLAGQTYPDQSLYPANSVPAVVRRINNALLRQDQIETAEGELSQDWLAPIVADAEAGFGGPLNAYELAQSLIQSGAAGIHWEDQLASEKKCGHLGGKVLVPTQQHIRTLNAARLAADVAAVPTVIIARTDALAADLLTSDVDERDREFTTGERTSEGFYRVRPGLDAVISRGLAFAPYADLIWVETGEPDIELAREFAAAIHAEYPGKLLAYNCSPSFNWKRHLDDEQIATFQQELADLGYKFQFITLAGFHALNYSMFDLASGYAERAMSAYVELQEAEFAAESRGYTATKHQREAGTGYFDRVSTALNPDSATLALAGSTEAAQFH, from the coding sequence ATGACGATCCACTCCACACCCGGCCAGCCGCCGCTCCGCGCGGGAGACCAGACGCAGACGGCCGCCGAGCTCCAGGAGATCTGGGACACCGACCCGCGATGGGATGGCATCCAGCGTACGTTTACCGCCGAGGACGTCATCGCGCTCCGCGGCTCGGTCCGCGAAGAGAGCACCCTCGCCCACCGCGGCGCGGAGAACCTCTGGAACCTCCTCCACACGGAGGACTACATCCGGGCGCTCGGCGCGTACACGGGCGGTCAGGCCGTGCAGCAGGTGCGCGCAGGCCTCAAGGCGATCTACCTCTCGGGGTGGCAGGTCGCCGCTGACGGCAACCTCGCGGGCCAGACCTACCCCGACCAGAGCCTCTACCCCGCCAACTCGGTGCCCGCTGTCGTGCGCCGCATCAACAACGCGCTCCTGCGCCAGGACCAGATCGAGACCGCCGAGGGCGAGCTCTCGCAGGACTGGCTCGCGCCGATCGTCGCCGACGCCGAAGCCGGCTTCGGCGGACCGCTCAACGCGTACGAGCTCGCTCAGTCGCTCATCCAGTCGGGTGCCGCGGGCATCCACTGGGAGGATCAGCTCGCGTCGGAGAAGAAGTGCGGACACCTCGGAGGCAAGGTGCTCGTGCCGACGCAGCAGCACATCCGGACGCTCAACGCGGCCCGTCTCGCCGCCGACGTCGCGGCGGTCCCGACCGTCATCATCGCGCGGACGGATGCTCTGGCCGCCGACCTGCTGACGAGCGACGTCGACGAGCGCGACCGCGAGTTCACGACCGGCGAGCGCACGAGTGAAGGCTTCTACCGTGTTCGTCCTGGCCTGGATGCCGTCATCAGTCGCGGCCTCGCGTTCGCGCCGTACGCCGACCTCATCTGGGTCGAGACGGGAGAGCCCGACATCGAGCTGGCGCGCGAGTTCGCCGCGGCGATCCACGCGGAGTACCCCGGGAAGCTCCTGGCGTACAACTGCTCGCCGTCGTTCAACTGGAAGCGCCACCTCGACGACGAGCAGATCGCGACCTTCCAGCAGGAGCTCGCCGACCTCGGCTACAAGTTCCAGTTCATCACGCTGGCCGGATTCCACGCGCTCAACTATTCGATGTTCGACCTCGCCTCGGGCTACGCCGAACGCGCCATGAGCGCCTACGTCGAACTGCAGGAGGCGGAGTTCGCCGCCGAGTCCCGCGGCTACACCGCGACCAAGCACCAGCGCGAAGCCGGCACGGGCTACTTCGACCGTGTCTCGACGGCGCTCAACCCCGACAGCGCCACCCTCGCTCTCGCGGGCTCCACCGAAGCCGCGCAATTCCATTGA
- a CDS encoding helix-turn-helix transcriptional regulator: MTTSPARDPLVDDPDDGEVDALTIGRRIRQLRTERGMTLEELAAAVDRVPSQLSMIENGRREPKLTLLQSIARALGSSLDALLESEPLDERATLEIAIERAMRGQTFQALGIPPFRIGKTVPTEALKALLALQGEIERLRDERAATPEEARRANVALRRLMRTQNNYFPELEEHARAILEAVDHPGGPLTQRTASDIAAHLGFTLHYVPDLPQTTRSVADIKNGRLYLSSRLAMKGDPRTAVLQALSSRILSHREPTSYAEFLRQRVETNYLTGALLVPEAHAVPFLQDAKADRAISIEDLRDAYSVSYETAAHRFTNLATVHLGIPVHFLKVHESGTITKAYENDDVNFPTDRLGAIEGQMCCRKWTSRVVFDVDDHFNPYYQYTDTGNGTYWCTARVELSSEGAHSVSVGVRFDDTKWFLGRDTSNRGVSPHSVEVCCRRAPVELETSWRENAWPNVRTPRTLLATLPTGAFPGVDTTDLYEFLEAHAPR; encoded by the coding sequence ATGACGACGTCCCCCGCCCGCGATCCCCTCGTCGATGACCCGGACGATGGAGAAGTGGATGCACTGACGATCGGCCGCCGGATCCGGCAGCTTCGCACCGAACGCGGAATGACCCTCGAGGAACTCGCCGCCGCGGTCGACCGCGTCCCGAGCCAGCTCTCGATGATCGAGAACGGTCGGCGTGAGCCGAAGCTCACGCTTCTGCAGTCGATCGCGCGTGCGCTGGGCTCCTCGCTCGACGCGCTTCTCGAGTCCGAGCCGCTCGATGAGCGGGCGACCCTCGAGATCGCGATCGAGCGGGCGATGCGCGGGCAGACGTTCCAGGCGCTCGGCATCCCTCCGTTCCGCATCGGCAAGACGGTGCCGACCGAGGCGCTCAAGGCGCTCCTCGCGCTGCAGGGAGAGATCGAACGCCTTCGCGACGAGCGGGCGGCGACCCCGGAGGAAGCTCGGCGAGCCAACGTCGCACTGCGCCGGCTGATGCGCACCCAGAACAACTACTTCCCGGAACTCGAGGAGCACGCGCGGGCGATCCTCGAGGCGGTCGATCACCCCGGTGGACCGCTCACACAGCGGACGGCCTCGGACATCGCCGCACACCTCGGGTTCACGCTCCACTACGTTCCGGATCTTCCGCAGACGACCCGCAGCGTCGCCGACATCAAGAACGGTCGTCTGTACCTCTCGAGCCGGCTCGCGATGAAGGGCGACCCGCGCACCGCCGTGCTGCAGGCGCTCTCGAGTCGCATCTTGAGCCACCGTGAGCCGACGTCGTACGCGGAGTTCCTTCGCCAGCGGGTCGAGACGAACTACCTGACCGGGGCTCTGCTCGTGCCGGAGGCGCACGCCGTGCCGTTCTTGCAGGATGCCAAGGCAGACCGCGCGATCTCGATCGAAGACCTGCGCGACGCGTACTCCGTGTCGTACGAGACCGCGGCGCACCGGTTCACCAACCTCGCGACGGTGCATCTCGGCATCCCCGTGCACTTCTTGAAGGTCCACGAGTCGGGCACCATCACGAAGGCGTACGAGAACGACGACGTCAACTTCCCGACCGATCGCCTCGGGGCCATCGAGGGGCAGATGTGCTGCCGCAAGTGGACCTCGCGCGTCGTCTTCGACGTCGACGACCACTTCAACCCGTACTACCAGTACACCGACACCGGCAACGGAACCTACTGGTGCACGGCGCGCGTCGAGCTGTCGAGTGAAGGCGCCCACTCGGTCTCGGTGGGGGTGCGCTTCGACGACACGAAGTGGTTCCTCGGGCGCGACACGTCCAATCGCGGCGTGTCACCGCACTCCGTCGAGGTCTGCTGCCGCCGTGCCCCGGTCGAGCTCGAGACGTCATGGCGCGAGAACGCCTGGCCGAACGTCCGGACGCCCCGCACTCTCCTCGCGACCCTCCCGACCGGCGCCTTCCCCGGCGTCGACACGACCGACCTGTACGAGTTCCTCGAGGCCCACGCCCCCCGCTGA
- a CDS encoding FAD-binding oxidoreductase, producing MHNGEVSWWWRQLGGSPESRAPLPGGIDVDVAIVGGGYTGLWTAYYLKTLQPDLRIAVLEQRFAGFGASGRNGGWLTNSVTGGRARYGREPGSRQQAALNQSVDEVIAVTTREGIDADIVKGGELEVARSPAQLARLRAAADEEQSWPHTDVDVLDAAAVASRIRIAGAVGGIWHPHCARVHPAKLAAGLAATVERMGVAIYESTRVERIEPGRAITDRGVVRASHVLRATEGFTANLSGEHRTWLPMNSSMIVTDPLPSAVWDAIGWTGRETLGDFAHVYMYAQRTADDRIAFGGRGVPYRYGSRVDTDGTTQERTIASLAQLLREFFPDAADVPIAHAWAGVLGVPRDWAATVGLDRRTGIGWAGGYVGTGVTATNLAGRTLADLVLERDTDLVRLPWVGHRAKRWEPEPLRFTAVNAIYGAYRAADRAESRGGSRTSAFARLADLVAGR from the coding sequence ATGCACAACGGCGAGGTCTCGTGGTGGTGGCGGCAGCTCGGCGGGAGCCCGGAGTCAAGAGCACCGCTCCCCGGTGGGATCGATGTCGACGTCGCGATCGTCGGCGGCGGCTACACGGGACTCTGGACCGCCTACTACCTCAAGACTCTGCAGCCGGACCTGCGGATCGCCGTGCTCGAGCAGCGCTTCGCCGGCTTCGGAGCGTCGGGCCGCAACGGTGGGTGGCTGACGAACTCGGTGACCGGCGGCCGGGCTCGCTACGGACGCGAACCCGGCTCTCGCCAGCAGGCCGCGCTCAACCAGTCCGTCGACGAGGTCATCGCCGTCACGACCCGTGAGGGCATCGACGCGGACATCGTGAAGGGCGGAGAACTCGAGGTGGCCCGCAGCCCCGCCCAGCTCGCGAGATTGCGCGCCGCAGCGGACGAGGAGCAGTCCTGGCCGCATACGGATGTCGACGTGCTGGATGCCGCAGCCGTGGCATCCCGGATCCGGATCGCCGGCGCGGTCGGCGGCATCTGGCATCCGCACTGTGCGCGCGTCCACCCCGCCAAACTCGCGGCGGGGCTCGCTGCCACCGTCGAGCGGATGGGCGTCGCGATCTACGAGTCGACGCGCGTCGAGCGGATCGAGCCGGGCCGGGCCATCACGGACCGCGGCGTCGTGCGGGCCTCGCACGTCCTCCGCGCGACCGAGGGGTTCACGGCGAACCTCTCGGGCGAACACCGCACGTGGCTGCCGATGAACTCGTCGATGATCGTCACCGATCCGCTGCCATCCGCCGTGTGGGACGCGATCGGGTGGACCGGCCGGGAGACTCTGGGAGACTTCGCGCACGTGTACATGTACGCGCAGCGCACGGCCGACGACCGCATCGCGTTCGGCGGTCGCGGTGTGCCGTATCGGTACGGCTCGCGTGTCGACACCGACGGCACGACGCAGGAACGCACGATCGCCTCACTGGCGCAGCTGCTGCGGGAGTTCTTCCCGGATGCCGCGGACGTCCCGATCGCCCACGCGTGGGCGGGCGTGCTCGGCGTGCCCCGGGATTGGGCAGCGACCGTGGGCCTCGACCGGCGCACGGGGATCGGGTGGGCCGGCGGCTACGTGGGCACCGGCGTCACCGCGACGAACCTCGCCGGTCGTACGCTCGCCGATCTCGTCCTCGAGCGCGACACCGACCTCGTACGTCTGCCGTGGGTCGGACACCGCGCGAAGCGCTGGGAGCCCGAACCGCTCCGCTTCACCGCCGTCAACGCCATCTACGGCGCCTACCGCGCTGCCGACCGCGCCGAGTCCCGCGGCGGGTCCCGCACCTCCGCGTTCGCACGGCTCGCCGACCTCGTCGCGGGGCGCTGA
- a CDS encoding PucR family transcriptional regulator, whose translation MDAGVETPTLRALLARRDLHLRLEGEPQGLDAPIRWVHSSDLADPTPFLSEGLVLLTTGTQFPDATGYVEYVERLSARGVVGLGFGTEVVRIGIPPELSAACAAVGLPLFEVPYRTPFIAVARANAEAIAAEAYARRSWALAAQRAIALAALRPDGLGATVAELARQLDTWVGLFDAAGELVREHPAPLHPSSADALRAEVDGVLRRGARAGSSLRIGPLPFTLQTLGRGGHLRGVIAIAAGDLDQEGRGVVTAVIAMAGLALEQHQGLAKARNALRAGLVQSLLTDDPALARRVARDLWGSLPSAPVLVAVTDAASARRDGLAELLELRADERRGALFFGRTDDGLVIVAPAGDRRAIDEVADRFGTRLGVSEPTTYDGFRGAVEQARLARDRGTSAVTDFAAVARSGVLSALSGDARTLARAELGPLIAHDAAEGTQLVDTLKGWLDNDCSHEASARALGVHRHTMRTRLAVVERVLGRDLSSFATRAELWAALRALDA comes from the coding sequence ATGGATGCCGGTGTCGAGACGCCCACGCTGCGCGCCCTCCTCGCGCGACGCGACCTCCACCTCCGGCTCGAAGGGGAACCGCAGGGATTGGACGCCCCCATCCGGTGGGTCCACTCGAGCGATCTCGCCGACCCGACGCCGTTCCTCTCCGAAGGGCTCGTGCTCCTCACGACAGGAACACAGTTCCCCGACGCGACCGGATACGTCGAGTACGTCGAGCGTCTGTCGGCGCGCGGAGTCGTGGGCCTCGGGTTTGGCACGGAGGTCGTGCGCATCGGTATCCCCCCCGAACTCTCCGCGGCGTGCGCCGCCGTCGGCCTGCCGCTGTTCGAAGTGCCCTACCGGACGCCGTTCATCGCCGTCGCCCGGGCGAACGCCGAGGCGATCGCCGCCGAGGCGTACGCGCGGCGCAGCTGGGCGCTCGCGGCGCAGCGCGCGATCGCGCTCGCAGCGCTCCGCCCGGACGGCCTCGGAGCGACCGTGGCGGAGCTCGCGCGGCAGCTGGACACGTGGGTCGGCCTGTTCGACGCCGCGGGCGAGCTCGTGCGCGAGCACCCCGCCCCGTTGCATCCGTCCAGCGCCGACGCCCTGCGCGCCGAGGTCGACGGCGTGCTGCGGCGCGGTGCCCGCGCGGGTTCGTCACTGCGGATCGGTCCGCTGCCCTTCACGCTGCAGACGCTCGGCCGGGGCGGTCACCTCCGCGGCGTCATCGCGATCGCGGCGGGCGACCTCGACCAGGAAGGTCGAGGTGTCGTGACCGCCGTCATCGCGATGGCGGGGCTCGCGCTGGAGCAGCACCAGGGCCTTGCGAAGGCGCGCAACGCCCTGCGGGCGGGCCTCGTGCAGTCGCTTCTGACCGACGACCCGGCACTCGCGCGGCGGGTCGCCCGCGACCTCTGGGGATCGCTTCCGTCTGCGCCGGTCCTCGTGGCGGTGACGGATGCGGCATCCGCTCGCCGTGACGGACTCGCCGAGCTGCTCGAACTGCGCGCCGACGAACGCCGCGGAGCGCTCTTCTTCGGCCGGACGGACGACGGACTCGTGATCGTCGCGCCCGCGGGCGACCGGCGCGCGATCGACGAGGTCGCAGACCGGTTCGGCACCCGGCTCGGCGTGTCGGAGCCGACGACCTACGACGGGTTCCGCGGCGCCGTCGAGCAGGCCCGGCTCGCACGCGACCGCGGGACGAGCGCGGTCACCGACTTCGCAGCGGTCGCGCGATCGGGGGTGCTGTCGGCGCTGTCCGGCGACGCGCGTACGCTCGCTCGGGCGGAGCTCGGGCCGCTCATCGCGCACGATGCGGCCGAGGGAACGCAGCTCGTCGACACGCTCAAGGGCTGGCTCGACAACGACTGCTCGCACGAGGCCTCGGCGCGGGCGCTCGGTGTCCATCGCCACACGATGCGCACGCGCCTCGCCGTCGTCGAGCGCGTGTTGGGGCGCGATCTGTCGTCCTTCGCGACACGCGCGGAGCTCTGGGCGGCGCTGCGCGCCCTCGACGCCTGA